A single Pantoea rwandensis DNA region contains:
- the rplF gene encoding 50S ribosomal protein L6, which translates to MSRVAKAPVVVPAGVEVKLNGQEISIKGKNGELTRTINSAVEVKHADNALTFAPREGFSDAWAQAGTARALLNGMVIGVTEGFTKKLQLVGVGYRAAVKGNSVSLALGFSHPVDHALPAGITAECPTQTEIVLKGADKQLIGQVAADLRAYRRPEPYKGKGVRYADEVVRTKEAKKK; encoded by the coding sequence ATGTCTCGTGTTGCAAAAGCACCTGTCGTTGTTCCTGCGGGCGTAGAGGTAAAACTCAACGGTCAGGAAATTTCGATCAAAGGCAAAAACGGCGAGCTGACTCGTACTATCAACAGTGCTGTAGAAGTTAAGCATGCAGACAACGCCCTGACTTTCGCTCCACGCGAAGGCTTCTCGGACGCTTGGGCACAGGCAGGTACTGCTCGTGCGCTGCTGAACGGCATGGTTATCGGTGTTACCGAAGGCTTCACCAAGAAGCTGCAACTGGTTGGTGTTGGTTATCGTGCAGCTGTTAAAGGCAACTCTGTGAGCTTGGCCCTGGGCTTCTCTCACCCTGTTGACCATGCACTGCCGGCCGGCATCACTGCTGAATGTCCAACTCAGACTGAGATCGTGCTGAAAGGCGCTGATAAACAGCTGATTGGTCAGGTTGCAGCGGATCTGCGCGCCTACCGTCGTCCTGAGCCTTACAAAGGCAAGGGTGTTCGTTACGCCGACGAAGTCGTGCGTACCAAAGAGGCTAAGAAGAAGTAA
- the rplR gene encoding 50S ribosomal protein L18: protein MDKKSARIRRATRARRKLKELGATRLVVHRTPRHIYAQVIAPNGSEVLVAASTVEKAIAEQLKYTGNKDAAAAVGKALAERAVEKGITNVSFDRSGFQYHGRVQALADAAREAGLQF, encoded by the coding sequence ATGGATAAGAAATCTGCTCGTATCCGTCGTGCGACCCGTGCACGTCGCAAGCTCAAAGAGCTGGGTGCTACTCGCCTGGTGGTACATCGTACCCCGCGTCATATTTACGCACAGGTGATCGCCCCGAACGGTTCCGAAGTTCTGGTTGCTGCTTCTACTGTAGAAAAAGCTATTGCCGAACAACTGAAGTACACCGGTAACAAAGACGCTGCTGCAGCCGTAGGTAAAGCTCTGGCTGAGCGCGCTGTCGAGAAAGGCATTACAAATGTTTCTTTCGACCGTTCCGGGTTCCAATATCATGGTCGTGTCCAGGCACTGGCAGATGCTGCCCGTGAAGCTGGCCTTCAGTTCTAA
- the rpsE gene encoding 30S ribosomal protein S5, translated as MSNIEKQAGELQEKLIAVNRVSKTVKGGRIFSFTALTVVGDGNGRVGFGYGKAREVPAAIQKAMEKARRNMINVALTHGTLQHPVKGAHTGSRVFMQPASEGTGIIAGGAMRAVLEVAGVHNVLAKAYGSTNPINVVRATIDGLGNMNSPEMVAAKRGKSVEEILG; from the coding sequence ATGTCAAACATCGAGAAACAAGCTGGCGAACTGCAGGAAAAACTGATCGCGGTAAACCGTGTATCTAAAACTGTAAAAGGTGGTCGTATTTTCTCCTTCACCGCACTGACTGTAGTGGGTGATGGTAACGGCCGCGTTGGTTTTGGTTACGGTAAAGCGCGTGAAGTTCCAGCAGCGATCCAGAAAGCGATGGAGAAAGCCCGTCGCAACATGATTAACGTCGCGCTGACTCACGGCACCCTGCAGCACCCTGTTAAAGGTGCTCACACGGGTTCTCGTGTGTTCATGCAGCCAGCTTCTGAAGGTACCGGTATCATCGCCGGCGGTGCAATGCGCGCTGTTTTAGAAGTTGCTGGAGTACATAACGTTCTGGCTAAAGCGTATGGTTCTACTAACCCGATTAACGTGGTTCGTGCAACTATCGATGGCCTGGGCAATATGAATTCTCCAGAAATGGTCGCTGCCAAGCGTGGTAAATCCGTTGAAGAAATTCTGGGGTAA
- the rpmD gene encoding 50S ribosomal protein L30, which produces MAKTIKITQTRSSIGRLPKHKATLVGLGLRRIGHTVEREDTPAVRGMVNAISYMLKVEE; this is translated from the coding sequence ATGGCTAAGACTATTAAAATTACACAAACCCGCAGTTCAATCGGCCGCCTGCCTAAGCACAAAGCCACTCTGGTTGGCTTGGGTCTGCGTCGTATTGGTCATACCGTTGAGCGTGAAGACACGCCAGCAGTGCGCGGTATGGTTAACGCGATTTCCTACATGCTGAAAGTGGAGGAGTAA
- the rplO gene encoding 50S ribosomal protein L15, producing MRLNTLSPAEGSKHASKRLGRGIGSGLGKTGGRGHKGQNSRSGGGVRRGFEGGQMPLYRRLPKFGFTSRKAMVTAEVRLSDLAKVEGGIVDLNTLKAANIIGVQIEFAKVILSGEVSAPVTIRGLRVTKGARAAIEAAGGKIEE from the coding sequence ATGCGCTTAAACACTCTGTCTCCGGCCGAAGGGTCTAAACACGCTTCTAAGCGTCTGGGTCGTGGTATCGGTTCTGGCCTCGGTAAAACCGGTGGTCGTGGTCACAAAGGTCAGAACTCTCGTTCTGGCGGTGGCGTACGTCGCGGTTTCGAGGGTGGTCAGATGCCTCTGTATCGTCGTCTGCCGAAATTCGGTTTCACCTCTCGCAAAGCAATGGTCACTGCAGAAGTTCGTCTGTCTGACCTGGCGAAAGTTGAAGGCGGTATTGTTGACCTGAATACTCTGAAAGCAGCCAACATCATCGGTGTTCAGATCGAGTTCGCGAAAGTGATTCTGTCTGGTGAAGTTTCTGCACCGGTAACGATTCGTGGTCTGCGTGTCACTAAAGGTGCGCGTGCTGCAATCGAAGCTGCTGGCGGTAAAATCGAGGAATAA
- the secY gene encoding preprotein translocase subunit SecY codes for MAKQPGLDFQSAKGGFGELKRRLLFVIGALIVFRIGSFIPIPGIDATVLAKLLEQQRGTIIEMFNMFSGGALSRASIFALGIMPYISASIIIQLLTVVHPALAEIKKEGEAGRRKISQYTRYGTLVLAVFQSIGIATGLPNMPGMQGLVMNPGFAFYFTAVVSLVTGTMFLMWLGEQITERGIGNGISIIIFAGIVAGLPPAIGHTIEQARQGDLHFLLLLLVAVLVFAVTFFVIFVERGQRRIVVNYAKRQQGRRVYAAQSTHLPLKVNMAGVIPAIFASSIILFPATIASWFGGGTGWNWLTTISLYLQPGQPLYVLLYATAIIFFCFFYTALVFNPRETADNLKKSGAFVPGIRPGEQTAKYIDKVMTRLTLIGALYITFICLIPEFMRDAMKVPFYFGGTSLLIVVVVIMDFMAQVQTLMMSSQYESALKKANLKGYGR; via the coding sequence ATGGCAAAGCAACCGGGATTAGATTTTCAAAGTGCCAAAGGTGGCTTTGGTGAACTGAAGCGCAGACTTTTGTTTGTTATCGGTGCACTGATTGTCTTCCGTATTGGCTCTTTTATTCCAATCCCTGGTATCGATGCCACTGTACTTGCCAAACTGCTTGAGCAACAGCGTGGCACCATCATTGAAATGTTCAACATGTTCTCTGGTGGTGCTCTCAGTCGTGCCTCAATCTTCGCACTGGGTATTATGCCGTATATTTCGGCCTCTATTATTATCCAGTTGCTGACGGTGGTTCACCCAGCGTTGGCCGAGATTAAGAAAGAGGGTGAAGCTGGTCGTCGTAAGATTAGCCAGTACACTCGCTATGGCACCCTGGTTCTGGCTGTATTCCAGTCGATCGGTATTGCTACCGGTCTGCCGAATATGCCTGGAATGCAAGGCCTGGTAATGAATCCAGGTTTCGCATTCTACTTTACCGCTGTTGTAAGTCTGGTTACCGGGACAATGTTCCTGATGTGGCTGGGCGAACAGATTACTGAACGAGGTATCGGTAACGGTATCTCGATCATTATCTTCGCAGGTATTGTTGCGGGTCTCCCGCCGGCCATTGGCCATACCATCGAGCAAGCGCGGCAAGGTGACCTGCACTTCCTCCTGTTGCTGTTGGTTGCAGTTCTTGTATTTGCAGTGACGTTCTTTGTTATTTTCGTTGAGCGTGGCCAGCGCCGCATTGTGGTCAACTACGCTAAACGTCAGCAAGGTCGTCGTGTATATGCTGCACAGAGCACACATTTACCGTTGAAAGTGAATATGGCGGGTGTAATTCCGGCTATTTTTGCTTCCAGCATTATTCTGTTCCCAGCAACCATCGCGTCATGGTTCGGGGGCGGAACCGGTTGGAACTGGCTGACAACAATTTCGCTGTATTTGCAACCAGGACAGCCGCTTTATGTGCTACTCTATGCGACTGCAATCATCTTCTTCTGTTTCTTCTACACGGCGTTGGTTTTCAACCCACGTGAAACAGCTGATAACTTGAAGAAGTCTGGAGCATTCGTACCGGGAATTCGTCCGGGAGAGCAAACGGCGAAGTATATCGATAAAGTAATGACACGTTTGACCTTAATCGGCGCACTGTACATTACCTTTATCTGCCTGATCCCGGAGTTCATGCGTGATGCCATGAAGGTTCCCTTCTACTTTGGCGGCACATCGCTGCTTATCGTAGTGGTTGTCATCATGGACTTTATGGCTCAAGTGCAAACTCTGATGATGTCGAGTCAGTATGAGTCTGCATTGAAGAAAGCAAACCTGAAAGGCTACGGCCGTTAA
- the rpmJ gene encoding 50S ribosomal protein L36, giving the protein MKVRASVKKLCRNCKIIRRDGVVRVICSAEPKHKQRQG; this is encoded by the coding sequence ATGAAAGTTCGTGCTTCCGTCAAGAAATTATGTCGTAACTGCAAAATCATCCGCCGCGACGGTGTCGTACGTGTGATTTGCAGCGCCGAGCCAAAGCATAAACAGCGCCAAGGCTGA
- the rpsM gene encoding 30S ribosomal protein S13, producing MARIAGINIPDQKHTVIALTSIFGIGKTRSKAICASTGIAENVKIRELSEEQIEQLREAVGKFVVEGDLRREITLSIKRLMDLGCYRGLRHRRGLPVRGQRTKTNARTRKGPRKPIKK from the coding sequence GTGGCCCGTATAGCAGGCATTAACATTCCTGATCAAAAACATACCGTAATCGCATTAACTTCGATCTTCGGTATCGGCAAGACCCGTTCTAAAGCCATCTGTGCTTCAACGGGTATCGCTGAAAATGTTAAGATCAGAGAGCTGTCTGAAGAACAAATTGAACAGCTGCGTGAAGCAGTTGGTAAATTCGTTGTTGAAGGTGATCTGCGCCGTGAAATCACCCTGAGCATCAAGCGTCTGATGGACCTTGGTTGCTATCGTGGTTTACGCCATCGTCGTGGTCTGCCAGTTCGCGGTCAGCGTACTAAGACCAATGCACGTACCCGTAAGGGTCCGCGTAAACCGATCAAGAAATAA
- the rpsK gene encoding 30S ribosomal protein S11 has product MAKAPVRARKRVRKQVSDGVAHVHASFNNTIVTITDRQGNALGWATAGGSGFRGSRKSTPFAAQVAAERCAEAVKDYGIKNLEVMVKGPGPGRESTIRALNAAGFRITNITDVTPIPHNGCRPPKKRRV; this is encoded by the coding sequence ATGGCAAAGGCACCAGTTCGTGCACGCAAGCGTGTAAGAAAGCAAGTCTCAGATGGCGTGGCTCATGTCCATGCATCTTTTAACAACACCATCGTTACCATTACTGATCGTCAGGGTAACGCACTGGGTTGGGCAACCGCCGGTGGTTCCGGTTTCCGCGGTTCACGTAAATCTACTCCGTTTGCTGCTCAGGTAGCTGCAGAGCGCTGTGCAGAAGCAGTGAAAGATTACGGTATTAAGAATCTGGAAGTTATGGTTAAGGGTCCAGGTCCAGGCCGCGAATCAACAATTCGTGCTCTGAACGCTGCTGGTTTCCGCATCACTAATATTACTGATGTGACTCCAATCCCTCACAACGGTTGTCGTCCGCCGAAAAA